The DNA window TTACTTTCGGGACCGCAGAAAATAGTGCGAATAACGTCACAATTAATGCGATCGCATTAAGTTTGGTGAATCCCCATAACACCCGCTTCACATCTGAAACCTTATCCATCACCCATCCCCTGCGCCGTGGCCGCACCCCTCCTTCACACACCGGATTCCCGGTGATGAGGAGCAGCAAGCGCACTGCTTTCGACGTTCTGGTGTTTATTTCCGGCGATTCATGGCCGGTTTCAGGATTAATTACGTGGACGTGGCAAGGGGTCAAACAACGATTTGTGAAGACGGTAGTTAGTAACGCTGTCGCTCGGGGTGGTTATGATGGGATACCCATGAGGGGCAAGGGCAGTCAGTCATTCTGTACATGCAGGTAAAAGAATCACTGCCCGGGAAGTATCGATAACCACCCATCACTTAAGGACAGGGAAAGGGGGATTTTTATGTTGTCGATGTCGGATCGAATTCGCAGCGCGCGGACCGCTGCGGGGTTATCTCAGACGCAATTGGCCCAGGAAACCGGGGTCAAGCGCAGTGCGGTGGCACAGTGGGAGCGGCGCGGCGGCACCCATCCCAGTGTGTCGCATCTGGCACGGATTGCCGTGGTCACCCACGTGCGGTTCGAGTGGTTGGCGACCGGTCGTGGTTGCGGAAAACCGGACGGAGAAGAGCTGGAAACGACACAGCCGGCGGCGGATTACGTGCGTAACGACCTGGAGGGCAACATTCTGTCGCTGGTGCGGCGGTTGCCCCCACGCAAGCGGCAGGTGGCGCACGACATCATTGAGATGCTGGGCGCGTAGGAACGGTAGAGGCGTGACGACCAACGGTCGTCACCTGCCGCGCGGGCCACGCAATTCTGGTAGCTGACGACCGTTGGTCGTCAGAGCGCCGCGCGCGGCGGTAGCGACCAGTCGATCGGTGGCTGCCCGCGCTGCTGCAGGTAATCGTTGGCCATCGAAAAATGGCGGCAGCCCAGGAAGCCCCGATGCGCCGACAGCGGCGACGGGTGCGGAGCCTTGAGCACGCGGTGGCGGCGGGTGTCGATCACCTTGCCCTTCTGCTGGGCGTAGCTGCCCCAGAGCAGGAACACCAGGCCGTCGCGTTCGCGGTTGAGGGTTTCCACCACATGGTCGGTGAAGCCTTCCCAGCCGCGCTTCTGGTGTGCGCCGGCCTGCCCTTCCTCAACCGTGAGTACCGCGTTGAGCAGCAGCACGCCACGCTGCGCCCACGGCAGCAGGCAACCGTGATCCGGTCGCGCGATGCCCAGGTCGCTTTCAATTTCCTTGTACATGTTCAGCAGCGACGGCGGTACCGGCACGCCGGGCATCACCGAGAAGCTCAGGCCATGCGCCTGTCCGCGGCCGTGATACGGGTCCTGGCCCAGGATCACCACTTTCACCTGATCAAACGGCGTGGCGTCGAACGCGGCGAAGATCTGCGGGCCGGGCGGAAACACGTGTGCGCCCGCTGCCTTGCGCTCACGCAGGAAAGCCGACAGCTCACGCATCTCCGGGCGCAGCAGCCAGTCGCCCACATGCGCCTTCCAGCTGGGTTCCAGCTGGATGGCAGGCAATGCATCACTCATCGCAGCACGGGCTTGTCGTTGAGGCGGGCCAGACGCAGCTGGAACAGCACCTTGGTCACCAGCAGGCGCTCTTCGATCGGCTTCTGCACCAGGTCGTTCGCTCCGGACTGCAGCAGACCGGACTGATTGTGCGGATTCCCGTCGCCGGTCATCACCAGCACCGGCAGGCGGCGCTTGCCGTAACCGAAGTCCACGCGCACGCGCTCGACCACGTCGCGACCGCTGAGTTCGCCCTTCAGGGTGACGTCGGTCAGCACCAGGTCGATGCGGGTATTGCTGCGGCCCAGCGATTCGGCCGTGAGCAGGGCAAACGCCTCTTCGGCGGTCATCACGTGCAGCACGTTGAGGCTCTGCCGTTCCAGCATGCGCTTGGTGGCTTCCGCCACCACGCGGCTGTCTTCGATGTACAGGATGGTGGCCCCCGGAATGGTCTCCGGCTGCACGTAGCCCTTGATGAAGGACGCCAGCGCCTCGTGACCCAGCGCCTTGTCGAAGTAGTCGGTGACGTACTCGGTGAAGCGGCGCTGCTCCAGGTGCTGCTGGGCGTCGCCTGACACTACGATCACCGGCACATAGGCCTGCCCTGCCGCCTCGCGCACCATGCGCGCCAGCGCCAGGCCGTCGCCGTCGCTGAGGGTGAGCGAGGTGGTGACCAGATTGACCGGGCCGGCATCCAGCGCCTGGCGGGCGTCTTCGATGCAGGCGCAGCCCACCACTTCCACCTGCGGCAGCTCACGCTGCAGCACGTCGGCAATGAGCTTGCGGACCAGCTTGGAGCCGTCGACCACCATCACCCGGGGGGCGGCATCAACGAGGTGCTTGAGAGCTTGCGGACGCATGCGAACCTCAGGTTTCAGTCGGTCGGGTCTGGCGCAGGAAGTGCCCTGTGACCAGCCACGCGCCCAGCCAGCCCAGCACCACCGTGCCGACCAGGACGAGCGAGGAATGCAGAAGATCCAGCCCATGCAACACAAACGGGCTGCCATAGCTGCTGGAGAGTTCGGCCAGCGGCGGGCGCAGCGCCAGACCGGCCACGCCGATCAGGGCCAGTGCCAGCGCGCCGGCCCCCAGGCCATACCACGCGCCCAGATACAGGAACGGACGACGGATGAAACCGTCGCTGGCCCCGAGCAGCTGCAGCACGCCGATTTCATCCCGGCGCGACTGGATGTCCAGACGCACGGTGTTGCCGACCACCAGCACCGCGCCCAGCCCCAGCAGGGCCGAGAGCACCTGCACCAGCCGTGAGCCGAAGCCCAGCCACGCGTCCAGACGCTTGCGCCAGAGTGCATCGTGCTGGACCAGGTCGGCCTGCGGCAGACCCTGCAGTGACTGCGCAAGGCGCGCATCATCCGTGCCGTTGGCCGGGGTGATGATCAGCAATGAAGGCAGTGGATTGTCGTGCAGGGCATCAATGGCCTCGCCAAGGCCCGCGCTGTCGCGCAGTTCGGCCAGCCCCTCTTCCGGGGTGCGCACGGTGACCGCGCTGACATCGGCACGACCGCGCAGCGTCTCGGCGACCTGGGTCGCACCGGCGGCGTCCACGCTGGCCTTCAGGAACAGGTTGATGTCGCGCGACTGCTGCACGCTGCCGGCAAACAGCTTCACGTTGTCCAGCGCGATCGACAGACCCAGCGGCAACGCCAGGGCCACCGCCATGACCATGATGGTCAGCAGCGTCGCCCACGGCTTGCGCCAGGCGCGACCGAGGCTGAACACCACGCTGTGGCCATGATGATGCAGCCACACGCCCAGACGCGAAGGCGCTGCCGCTTCTTTGTTGGTCGCAGCGCTCATTCGGCCAGATCCTGCGGCGAGATGTCGTCGACCAGACGGCCGTGGTCAAGAATGAGCACGCGCTTGCGCATGCGGCGCAGCAGCGGCAGGTCATGGCTGACCACCAGCACGCTGGTGCCCCGCTCGGGCAGTTCGGCAAACAACGCCATGATCTCCGCGGCCAGGGTGGGGTCCAGGTTACCGGTCGGTTCGTCGGCCACCAGCAGGCGCGGTTCGCCGACGATGGCGCGGGCAATGCCCACGCGTTGTTGTTCGCCGGCCGACAGTTGCGAGGGCAGCGCCTTTTCCCGGTGGGCCAGGCCCATCCGTTCAAGCACCGAGCGCACCCGCTTGCCGATCTCTGCGCGACGCGTG is part of the Stenotrophomonas oahuensis genome and encodes:
- a CDS encoding helix-turn-helix transcriptional regulator; the protein is MSDRIRSARTAAGLSQTQLAQETGVKRSAVAQWERRGGTHPSVSHLARIAVVTHVRFEWLATGRGCGKPDGEELETTQPAADYVRNDLEGNILSLVRRLPPRKRQVAHDIIEMLGA
- the ung gene encoding uracil-DNA glycosylase translates to MSDALPAIQLEPSWKAHVGDWLLRPEMRELSAFLRERKAAGAHVFPPGPQIFAAFDATPFDQVKVVILGQDPYHGRGQAHGLSFSVMPGVPVPPSLLNMYKEIESDLGIARPDHGCLLPWAQRGVLLLNAVLTVEEGQAGAHQKRGWEGFTDHVVETLNRERDGLVFLLWGSYAQQKGKVIDTRRHRVLKAPHPSPLSAHRGFLGCRHFSMANDYLQQRGQPPIDWSLPPRAAL
- a CDS encoding response regulator; translated protein: MRPQALKHLVDAAPRVMVVDGSKLVRKLIADVLQRELPQVEVVGCACIEDARQALDAGPVNLVTTSLTLSDGDGLALARMVREAAGQAYVPVIVVSGDAQQHLEQRRFTEYVTDYFDKALGHEALASFIKGYVQPETIPGATILYIEDSRVVAEATKRMLERQSLNVLHVMTAEEAFALLTAESLGRSNTRIDLVLTDVTLKGELSGRDVVERVRVDFGYGKRRLPVLVMTGDGNPHNQSGLLQSGANDLVQKPIEERLLVTKVLFQLRLARLNDKPVLR
- the ftsX gene encoding permease-like cell division protein FtsX, producing the protein MSAATNKEAAAPSRLGVWLHHHGHSVVFSLGRAWRKPWATLLTIMVMAVALALPLGLSIALDNVKLFAGSVQQSRDINLFLKASVDAAGATQVAETLRGRADVSAVTVRTPEEGLAELRDSAGLGEAIDALHDNPLPSLLIITPANGTDDARLAQSLQGLPQADLVQHDALWRKRLDAWLGFGSRLVQVLSALLGLGAVLVVGNTVRLDIQSRRDEIGVLQLLGASDGFIRRPFLYLGAWYGLGAGALALALIGVAGLALRPPLAELSSSYGSPFVLHGLDLLHSSLVLVGTVVLGWLGAWLVTGHFLRQTRPTET
- the ftsE gene encoding cell division ATP-binding protein FtsE gives rise to the protein MSVLRFDNVSKQYAGGHQALVDVSFEVAPGEMLFVTGHSGAGKSTLLKLIHLDERPSRGAVLLADRNLLKVRGGDIPRHRREVGAVYQDHRLLMDRSIGENVALPLILRGTRRAEIGKRVRSVLERMGLAHREKALPSQLSAGEQQRVGIARAIVGEPRLLVADEPTGNLDPTLAAEIMALFAELPERGTSVLVVSHDLPLLRRMRKRVLILDHGRLVDDISPQDLAE